The following proteins are co-located in the Piscirickettsia litoralis genome:
- a CDS encoding ABC transporter substrate-binding protein, with protein MRLLWMTTLIIFSLFWIVSFAEPFRFPSAWTSAKQGEARYGGQLKVKQNAQLMGFNPFTTSTAGALPQRISNGVAALIRDPATREYVPYMAKQYYFSSDGRVLTVELRDHLYFSDGSPITAEDFVTTAWIHQDAKLGSNLYAPLYINKEKIEFKKINDKTFIVIFPKPYALALPTLSSLTPWPAKIFWQAYQQGGAAAVRKMWTLSTPIEQIISPGPFIVEQLKEGRAILKKNPYFAKWNQDAWGQPVPYIDGVTIYAGLESNPLNLFLVGIIDDIDLSNASSLRQVKEAIHKGEPIKLLFNVGPSLLNMSLSFNWNLKSKPQLERLFRNKKFRQSMSMLMDREKMIEILRGGIGYPAYGPVPLAQKEWQSPTLNKYIYNPKKAQKLLADLGYAKKNSRGFLINNKGQEIRFSIMVPESAQSLYYNIGVIFSRDARAAGVNVNILPTNWTLLTGYTSQVADDRGFEAVIIGLTGYQQGWPYFSNEIPCGGNLNIYNINENKSCLFKDEQQVNDLYYQGVYEVDINQRRVLNKKIQEIYSKLQPKIYVFSDAVSYAWNKRLGGIYPRQLIDSINGLYSLPLVYIRR; from the coding sequence ATGAGGTTGTTATGGATGACAACCTTAATTATTTTCAGTCTATTCTGGATCGTTAGTTTTGCTGAACCCTTTCGCTTTCCAAGTGCTTGGACATCGGCAAAGCAGGGTGAAGCGCGTTACGGTGGGCAACTGAAGGTTAAACAAAATGCTCAGTTAATGGGCTTTAATCCCTTTACAACCTCTACTGCTGGCGCGTTACCTCAACGAATTTCTAATGGGGTCGCTGCTTTAATTCGAGATCCAGCAACGCGCGAATATGTGCCTTATATGGCAAAGCAATATTATTTCAGTAGTGATGGGCGAGTTTTAACGGTAGAGTTACGTGATCATTTATATTTTAGTGATGGCTCGCCGATTACTGCAGAAGATTTCGTGACAACGGCTTGGATTCATCAAGACGCAAAACTAGGCTCTAATCTATACGCGCCCTTGTATATTAATAAAGAAAAAATCGAATTTAAAAAAATTAATGATAAAACATTTATTGTTATTTTTCCAAAGCCCTATGCATTGGCGCTGCCAACTTTAAGTTCGTTAACTCCTTGGCCGGCGAAAATATTTTGGCAGGCTTATCAGCAAGGGGGGGCGGCAGCCGTACGTAAAATGTGGACTTTGAGTACACCAATAGAACAAATTATCTCTCCAGGACCTTTTATTGTTGAGCAGTTAAAAGAAGGTCGGGCGATTTTAAAGAAAAATCCTTACTTTGCTAAATGGAACCAAGATGCGTGGGGGCAGCCTGTACCCTATATCGATGGTGTGACGATTTACGCAGGATTAGAGTCTAATCCATTGAATTTATTTTTAGTCGGTATTATTGATGATATTGATTTATCTAATGCAAGTTCACTTCGACAAGTTAAAGAAGCCATCCATAAGGGCGAACCGATTAAATTACTATTTAATGTGGGCCCATCGCTTTTAAACATGTCTTTAAGTTTTAACTGGAATTTAAAAAGCAAGCCTCAATTAGAGCGGTTATTTCGTAATAAAAAATTCCGCCAATCCATGAGCATGCTGATGGATCGAGAAAAAATGATCGAAATATTGCGAGGAGGCATTGGTTATCCTGCTTATGGGCCAGTACCTTTAGCGCAAAAAGAATGGCAATCACCGACATTGAATAAATATATTTATAACCCTAAAAAGGCCCAAAAGCTATTAGCAGACCTAGGCTATGCTAAGAAAAATAGCCGTGGTTTTCTAATCAATAACAAAGGCCAAGAGATCCGTTTTAGCATTATGGTGCCTGAATCGGCTCAATCGCTCTATTATAATATTGGTGTGATTTTCTCACGAGATGCGCGTGCGGCAGGGGTAAATGTTAATATTTTGCCAACGAATTGGACTTTGCTTACAGGTTATACCTCGCAAGTGGCGGATGATCGGGGCTTTGAGGCGGTAATCATTGGTTTGACGGGTTATCAGCAGGGTTGGCCGTACTTTTCCAATGAAATCCCCTGTGGCGGCAATTTAAATATTTATAACATTAATGAGAATAAGTCCTGTTTGTTTAAAGATGAGCAGCAGGTCAATGACCTGTATTATCAAGGCGTATATGAGGTTGATATCAATCAGCGACGGGTGCTGAATAAAAAGATTCAAGAAATCTACAGTAAACTGCAGCCGAAAATTTATGTCTTTTCGGATGCGGTGAGTTATGCCTGGAATAAACGCTTAGGTGGAATTTATCCGAGGCAATTGATTGATTCGATTAATGGCTTATATAGTTTGCCTTTAGTGTATATACGGCGTTAG
- a CDS encoding ABC transporter ATP-binding protein: protein MSHLLSVDALSFSYGFQKRKFFKNVVGNPALVDVSFELAEGESLGIVGESGSGKSTLARLLLRLLQPNQGQILYRSQDAFSKAYKRRDYAKCVQLIFQDPLSSLNPRRTVLQTLMEVLVFHQKSAPKKNIQAQAINLLSEVGLNESSSAHYPHELSGGQRQRLAIARALAVRPELLVADEVVSALDVSVQAQIIQLIQTLLKEHELSLIFISHDLAVVQQLTSTTLVMFQGRIVEILPSEKLDQARHPYTQSLLKAIPVLDPRQRRTHSMCLDREVSLSGCPFLSRCNISSTRCQDDIPPLINIGKNQKIACWNAE from the coding sequence GTGAGTCATTTATTATCTGTTGATGCGCTTAGTTTTAGTTATGGTTTTCAAAAAAGAAAGTTTTTTAAAAACGTTGTTGGGAACCCTGCTTTAGTTGATGTTTCGTTTGAATTGGCCGAAGGTGAGTCATTGGGGATTGTTGGAGAATCGGGTTCGGGTAAGAGTACCTTGGCGCGGTTATTATTAAGGTTGCTGCAGCCAAATCAAGGCCAGATCTTGTATCGTAGTCAAGATGCTTTTTCAAAAGCCTATAAACGACGAGATTATGCCAAATGTGTACAGTTGATTTTTCAAGACCCATTATCAAGTTTGAATCCGCGGCGTACTGTATTACAAACCCTAATGGAGGTTTTGGTCTTTCATCAAAAAAGCGCACCTAAGAAAAATATTCAAGCACAAGCTATCAACTTACTCAGTGAAGTCGGGTTAAATGAGAGCAGTAGTGCTCATTACCCTCATGAGCTTTCTGGAGGGCAGCGTCAACGGTTGGCAATTGCAAGGGCTCTTGCTGTGCGCCCTGAGTTATTAGTTGCAGACGAAGTGGTTTCTGCGCTAGATGTATCAGTACAGGCTCAAATTATCCAATTAATCCAAACATTATTAAAAGAGCATGAGTTGAGTTTGATTTTTATTAGTCATGATTTAGCGGTTGTGCAGCAGCTGACATCAACGACTTTGGTGATGTTCCAAGGGCGAATTGTTGAAATATTGCCCTCAGAGAAGCTTGATCAAGCGAGGCACCCCTATACACAGTCTTTGCTTAAAGCGATTCCGGTTCTTGATCCAAGGCAGCGCCGCACGCACTCTATGTGCTTGGATAGAGAAGTTTCTCTATCAGGGTGCCCATTTTTGTCACGTTGTAATATCTCATCGACACGATGCCAGGATGATATTCCGCCATTGATTAATATTGGAAAAAATCAAAAAATCGCCTGTTGGAATGCTGAATAA
- a CDS encoding ATP-binding cassette domain-containing protein has product MEEAVIEIDKLAIHLHRHGQYLTPVREVSLALKPGCVTALVGESGSGKSLTALSLLRLLPPARVDGHIWFLNNRDHVDKSINQKKKWIYFL; this is encoded by the coding sequence ATGGAAGAGGCTGTGATTGAAATTGATAAGCTCGCGATTCATTTGCATCGGCATGGCCAGTATTTAACCCCGGTGCGTGAAGTTTCTTTGGCTTTAAAGCCGGGATGTGTGACAGCCTTAGTGGGAGAGTCGGGTTCAGGAAAATCATTGACTGCGCTTTCTTTACTAAGGCTGCTTCCTCCGGCTCGTGTTGATGGGCATATTTGGTTTTTAAATAATAGAGATCATGTTGATAAAAGTATTAATCAAAAAAAAAAGTGGATTTACTTTCTTTAA
- a CDS encoding ABC transporter permease: MAYVLRSILYMIPTILLGTLLVFLILYLSPGNYVTFLQATNPHFTATQLNEMTAELGLNQPWWQQYLHWLWNVFHGDLGRSYLYNETVIKLVWPRMLNSFVIIALSTFFIYLFGFLIGIYSATNRGRFTERFVNATSYIFVGIPSFFLALLFIYLIVLLKQKYDIAIPLHGMTSDNYQQLSFIGKVVDILKHVIFPSIVASLVSIAFISRLVRTQMLEFLHHDFVRTARAKGASETSVVYKHTLKNAILPFISDIGGFLSGLISGAGLIEVVFNYPGLTPLFLQAIYAKDTPVIAGITLLSMLILVIGNILGDLLLTWFDPRVNYQVSQ, from the coding sequence ATGGCTTATGTGCTCAGGAGTATTCTTTACATGATCCCGACGATTTTGCTGGGGACATTGTTGGTTTTTTTGATTTTATATTTATCTCCTGGCAATTATGTGACTTTTTTGCAAGCAACGAATCCCCACTTTACCGCAACACAGTTAAATGAGATGACCGCTGAGCTGGGTTTAAATCAACCTTGGTGGCAGCAGTATCTACATTGGTTGTGGAACGTTTTTCATGGTGACTTAGGCCGCTCTTACTTATATAACGAAACGGTGATTAAGCTTGTTTGGCCGCGCATGCTTAACTCATTTGTGATTATCGCTTTAAGCACATTTTTTATTTATTTGTTTGGCTTTTTGATTGGTATTTATTCGGCGACAAACAGAGGCAGGTTTACTGAGCGCTTTGTCAATGCGACAAGCTATATTTTTGTTGGTATCCCCTCGTTTTTTTTGGCTTTATTATTTATTTACTTAATTGTCTTATTAAAGCAAAAATATGATATAGCCATTCCATTGCATGGTATGACGTCTGATAACTATCAGCAATTATCTTTTATAGGAAAAGTCGTTGATATTTTAAAACATGTGATTTTTCCATCGATTGTTGCCTCACTTGTCTCGATTGCTTTTATCAGCCGTTTAGTGCGCACACAGATGCTTGAGTTTTTGCATCATGACTTTGTCCGTACCGCACGCGCAAAAGGGGCTTCAGAAACATCAGTGGTGTATAAGCATACATTGAAAAATGCAATATTGCCTTTTATCTCAGATATTGGTGGTTTTTTGTCAGGTCTGATTAGTGGTGCAGGTTTAATTGAGGTGGTTTTTAATTACCCAGGGTTAACGCCTTTATTTTTGCAAGCGATTTATGCCAAAGATACACCTGTGATTGCTGGGATTACTTTACTGTCGATGTTAATTCTAGTGATTGGCAATATTTTAGGTGATTTATTGCTAACTTGGTTTGATCCGCGGGTGAACTATCAAGTGAGTCAATAG
- a CDS encoding ABC transporter permease, producing MFVGLLALFAGFIAPYGPDDYDKPYTNQMQPTTVHFIDPETGDLSWPFVYGYTRSFDRNTFAIEYHPNKKETYPIEFFVKGSEYHLFGFIPMDRHLFGVKSPGKVFIFGCDRYGRDIFSRIVWGAQISLTLALMATLVSLLLGCVIGGIAGYVGGWLDNLVMRFIEVIYAIPTLFLLLALRSLLPMDLDPLHVMYAMVLILGLLGWGGLARVVRGSVLSLKTKDHVQAAKVLGFSRRRILFLHILPELYGFILVTVTLAIPANLLITSFLSFLGLGVNDPYVDWGLLLNNAQTAGATGIAQMPWILIPGIFLIVTVVAFNLLGDGVRDVLDPKQE from the coding sequence TTGTTTGTCGGCTTGCTGGCCTTATTTGCAGGTTTTATCGCACCTTATGGCCCCGATGATTACGATAAGCCTTATACCAACCAAATGCAGCCGACAACCGTACACTTTATTGATCCTGAAACTGGAGATTTATCTTGGCCTTTTGTATACGGTTATACACGAAGTTTTGATAGGAATACGTTTGCGATTGAATATCACCCAAATAAAAAAGAAACTTACCCGATTGAATTTTTTGTGAAAGGCAGTGAATATCATTTATTTGGTTTCATTCCAATGGATCGGCATTTATTTGGAGTAAAATCACCCGGGAAAGTGTTTATCTTTGGTTGTGATCGTTATGGCCGTGATATTTTTAGCCGAATTGTTTGGGGTGCGCAGATTTCATTAACGCTTGCATTAATGGCAACGTTGGTTTCTTTGTTATTAGGGTGTGTGATTGGTGGTATTGCCGGTTACGTTGGCGGTTGGCTAGATAATCTGGTGATGCGCTTTATTGAGGTGATTTATGCAATTCCGACTTTATTTTTATTGCTTGCCTTGCGATCGTTATTGCCGATGGATTTAGATCCACTGCATGTGATGTATGCGATGGTATTGATTCTAGGTTTATTAGGTTGGGGAGGGTTAGCTCGGGTAGTACGAGGCAGCGTGCTGTCTTTAAAGACTAAAGATCATGTACAAGCGGCGAAGGTATTGGGTTTTTCACGGCGACGGATTTTGTTTCTACATATTTTACCTGAGCTTTATGGTTTTATTTTAGTTACCGTGACATTGGCGATTCCTGCAAATTTATTAATTACGTCTTTTTTGAGCTTTTTAGGTTTAGGAGTGAATGATCCGTATGTTGATTGGGGGCTATTACTCAATAATGCACAGACAGCTGGGGCGACGGGGATTGCGCAAATGCCGTGGATTTTAATACCCGGGATTTTTTTGATTGTGACTGTGGTTGCTTTTAATTTGCTCGGCGATGGTGTGCGCGACGTGCTGGACCCTAAGCAAGAATAA
- a CDS encoding ABC transporter ATP-binding protein, whose protein sequence is MDLLSLSLQSIKRLRGRDLSMIFQDPFTALNPVFSVGKQVVEALRLHQKISFNEAHGEAIELFEKVGLTDAKGCFKRYPHELSGGMRQRIMIAMAMICRPKVLIADEPTTALDVTVQAQIIALLHNLKEEFNVSILLITHDMGVVAELADEVAVMYAGQIVESAGVYQLFASPSHPYTQALLTSVPRLNSKKAVEPIPGSQPQLTEKITGCAFYQRCKFVESKCLKSPALKEINYGHLVRCFYAEQREA, encoded by the coding sequence GTGGATTTACTTTCTTTAAGTTTACAAAGCATTAAGCGCTTGCGCGGCCGTGACTTATCGATGATTTTTCAAGACCCATTTACTGCGTTAAATCCGGTGTTTTCGGTGGGAAAGCAAGTCGTTGAAGCGCTAAGGCTGCATCAAAAAATATCCTTTAACGAGGCGCATGGCGAGGCGATTGAGTTGTTCGAAAAAGTGGGTTTGACTGATGCTAAAGGGTGTTTTAAACGTTATCCGCATGAACTTTCTGGCGGTATGCGCCAACGTATTATGATTGCAATGGCGATGATTTGCCGACCAAAAGTCTTGATTGCCGATGAGCCAACAACGGCTTTAGATGTGACGGTACAAGCGCAGATTATTGCTTTATTACATAATTTAAAAGAAGAGTTTAATGTCAGCATTTTATTAATTACCCATGATATGGGGGTGGTCGCTGAACTTGCTGATGAAGTTGCGGTTATGTATGCCGGGCAGATTGTTGAGTCTGCTGGGGTTTATCAATTATTTGCATCGCCTTCTCATCCTTATACCCAGGCTTTACTGACAAGTGTACCAAGACTAAACAGTAAAAAAGCAGTTGAGCCTATTCCGGGGAGTCAGCCGCAATTAACAGAAAAAATCACCGGCTGTGCTTTTTATCAACGTTGCAAATTCGTTGAAAGTAAATGTCTAAAAAGCCCCGCATTAAAAGAAATAAATTACGGTCATTTAGTGCGTTGCTTTTATGCTGAGCAGAGGGAAGCGTGA
- a CDS encoding RidA family protein, whose product MKRHVIQTDNAPAAIGTYSQAIQVKDTVYISGQIPLDPKTSEITDDDFEGQVHQVFRNLAAICKAAGGSIDDIVKLNLYLTDLDQFAKLNLVMQEHFKAPFPARAAVEVSALPKGVQVEADAVLVLENV is encoded by the coding sequence ATGAAGCGCCATGTTATTCAAACTGACAATGCACCTGCCGCGATTGGGACGTACTCACAAGCGATACAAGTTAAAGATACTGTTTATATTTCAGGGCAAATTCCACTCGATCCTAAAACATCAGAAATCACGGATGATGATTTTGAGGGTCAAGTTCATCAGGTATTCCGTAACCTAGCGGCAATCTGCAAAGCGGCAGGCGGTTCTATCGATGATATCGTTAAATTAAATCTCTATTTAACAGATTTGGACCAGTTCGCAAAACTTAACTTAGTCATGCAAGAGCACTTCAAAGCCCCCTTTCCAGCACGTGCTGCAGTTGAGGTCAGCGCTTTGCCAAAAGGAGTACAGGTCGAAGCAGATGCAGTGTTAGTTTTGGAAAATGTTTAA
- a CDS encoding MFS transporter has translation MSDLSTSPDLTALSTKTSSMKAWAISLVGGLFFFYEFIQMNMFNSLAGSLTTTFHLSAFQIGLVSAFYFLADSILLYPAGVLVDRLSSRRVIIYGMVMCIIGTLLIASASSSWFLVVARFLEGISAAFCLLSILRLASQWLPENRMATASGMIVTIGMLGGAVSQTPLTMMIEQWGWREALYGVALIGVVLLAIVFIVVKDAPVSRQHAKLQINPADKVGFWQTLAILVKNPHNWLIGLYIALMNLPIMLLGGLFGSHFMQQGHGFSATEAATINMMIFIGTIVGSTVVGFVSDFLRQRRLPMIVSAVISLVIFLVILYAHGLSYSSYIGLFFLLGFFTAAQILGYPAAQASNPGKIVGSALGFVSVIIMTAPTLLQPLTGWLMGLAGDHKVDGVMQYSLISYQYALQVLVVGFVISIFCAYKLPETYKK, from the coding sequence ATGAGTGATTTATCCACGTCCCCAGATCTAACTGCCTTGTCCACAAAAACCTCCTCTATGAAAGCCTGGGCCATCAGTTTGGTCGGTGGCTTGTTTTTCTTCTACGAATTTATTCAAATGAACATGTTTAATTCTTTGGCTGGGAGTTTGACGACAACCTTTCATTTATCTGCTTTTCAAATTGGCTTAGTCTCTGCGTTTTACTTTCTTGCTGATTCCATATTGCTGTACCCGGCAGGAGTCTTGGTTGATCGTTTGTCCTCACGCCGGGTGATTATTTACGGCATGGTGATGTGCATTATTGGTACACTGTTAATTGCCAGTGCAAGTAGCTCCTGGTTCTTAGTGGTTGCTCGCTTTCTTGAGGGAATCTCTGCGGCTTTTTGTTTATTAAGTATCTTACGTTTAGCCTCTCAATGGCTTCCTGAAAATCGCATGGCGACCGCTTCTGGCATGATTGTAACGATAGGGATGCTCGGTGGCGCAGTCTCTCAGACACCGCTCACAATGATGATTGAGCAATGGGGGTGGCGTGAGGCGCTCTATGGTGTTGCGCTGATTGGTGTGGTTTTATTAGCGATTGTGTTTATTGTTGTTAAAGATGCGCCTGTTTCTAGGCAGCACGCTAAACTGCAAATAAACCCAGCTGATAAGGTTGGCTTTTGGCAGACACTGGCTATTTTGGTGAAAAACCCACATAACTGGCTGATTGGTTTATATATTGCGTTGATGAACTTACCGATTATGCTGCTAGGAGGGCTGTTTGGTTCTCATTTTATGCAACAAGGTCATGGTTTTTCAGCCACTGAGGCTGCAACGATTAATATGATGATTTTTATTGGCACAATCGTTGGATCAACGGTGGTTGGTTTTGTGTCTGATTTCTTGCGACAGCGCCGCTTACCGATGATAGTTTCAGCGGTGATTTCATTGGTTATTTTCTTGGTCATTCTATATGCGCATGGCTTGAGTTATTCGAGCTATATTGGCTTATTCTTCTTGCTTGGCTTCTTTACTGCCGCGCAAATCTTAGGCTATCCAGCAGCACAAGCATCGAATCCTGGAAAAATCGTTGGTTCTGCTTTGGGCTTTGTGTCAGTGATTATCATGACCGCACCGACCTTATTACAGCCGCTGACCGGTTGGCTGATGGGCCTTGCTGGTGATCATAAAGTAGACGGTGTGATGCAGTATTCTTTAATCAGTTATCAATATGCTCTTCAAGTGCTTGTTGTTGGTTTTGTCATCAGCATCTTTTGTGCCTATAAATTGCCTGAGACCTATAAGAAGTAA
- the lysA gene encoding diaminopimelate decarboxylase: MALVAEKNNQVAAVCLRVNPNIDAKTHKNITTGIHNNKFGLAKVEFDQALTLLEANENLEYCGLSCHIGSQIMQLEPIAAAANYMAKLYQRLLKKGLVGRFIDMGGGIGVGYRHDEKCCFSFSEYASMLEKVIGPTGAELIIEPGRIISASAAKLLTEVIYCKEGSDKRFVICDAGMTELARPGLYQAYHHIQALKRKKENERSVDKRIDIVGPICESTDWLGRDRDIAGIESGDLLAIDDCGAYCASMSSNYNSRPHVAEVLVHGSCYTIIRKPQSIESLWQGEAVL; the protein is encoded by the coding sequence ATTGCTCTAGTCGCTGAAAAGAATAATCAAGTAGCAGCGGTGTGTTTGCGTGTTAATCCAAATATCGATGCGAAAACGCATAAAAATATTACAACTGGCATTCACAATAATAAATTTGGTTTAGCCAAGGTTGAATTTGATCAAGCGCTTACTTTATTGGAGGCAAATGAAAATTTAGAGTATTGTGGGCTATCTTGTCATATCGGCAGTCAAATTATGCAATTAGAGCCTATTGCTGCGGCGGCAAACTATATGGCAAAACTTTATCAAAGATTGCTTAAAAAAGGTTTAGTCGGGCGTTTTATCGATATGGGTGGGGGGATTGGTGTAGGCTATCGCCATGATGAAAAGTGTTGTTTTAGCTTTAGTGAATATGCAAGTATGCTTGAGAAAGTCATTGGCCCAACAGGCGCAGAGCTGATTATCGAGCCTGGGAGAATTATTAGCGCATCCGCGGCTAAGCTATTAACTGAAGTTATTTATTGTAAAGAAGGTAGTGACAAGCGTTTTGTTATCTGCGATGCCGGAATGACTGAGCTTGCGCGTCCAGGGCTTTATCAGGCTTATCACCATATTCAAGCGCTTAAACGCAAGAAAGAAAATGAAAGAAGTGTTGATAAGAGGATAGATATCGTAGGACCCATTTGTGAGTCGACAGACTGGTTAGGTCGGGATCGTGATATTGCTGGTATTGAGTCTGGAGACTTATTAGCGATAGATGATTGTGGAGCTTATTGCGCATCGATGTCTTCAAATTATAATAGCCGGCCGCATGTTGCTGAGGTACTTGTCCACGGATCTTGCTATACTATAATTCGAAAGCCTCAGTCGATAGAGTCATTGTGGCAAGGTGAGGCCGTATTATAA
- a CDS encoding TauD/TfdA dioxygenase family protein yields the protein MPKKLGRQAGVFWHSDGASLDVPPQATALYIRQAPKAGGQTSFIDMVQAYQALPEHLKSYLDGKTGCFTKNVSYVGMQNVGKAEAIHPLVWQHRHINRCALYTNNKFLSHICDVEKTESERVLAKLAESSLKDESTFTHTWQDNDLIIWDNDQVIHKATPTPGGEIKEGLRIILESQAA from the coding sequence ATGCCTAAAAAATTGGGCCGACAGGCAGGCGTGTTTTGGCATTCTGATGGCGCTTCATTGGATGTGCCCCCGCAGGCAACTGCGTTGTATATTCGTCAAGCACCAAAAGCAGGTGGACAGACTTCGTTTATTGATATGGTTCAAGCTTACCAGGCATTACCAGAGCATCTAAAATCTTATTTAGATGGAAAAACAGGTTGCTTTACTAAGAATGTTTCTTATGTTGGCATGCAAAATGTCGGCAAGGCTGAAGCTATTCACCCTTTGGTATGGCAGCATCGTCACATTAATCGATGTGCTTTATATACAAATAATAAGTTTCTATCGCATATTTGTGATGTGGAAAAAACAGAATCAGAACGAGTATTAGCCAAGCTTGCTGAGTCTAGCTTAAAAGATGAATCGACCTTTACTCATACTTGGCAGGATAATGATCTAATTATCTGGGATAATGATCAAGTGATCCATAAAGCAACACCTACCCCTGGGGGTGAGATTAAAGAAGGTTTGCGAATTATATTAGAGAGCCAAGCAGCATGA
- a CDS encoding diaminopimelate decarboxylase family protein, with amino-acid sequence MADNNGLLMSSFFYKNNELYCDGVSLAKLAKEVGTPCFVYSESDLKKNCQEFKQAFDEVKIKTHLRYAVKASSNLAILQAIFREGYGADVVSQGEIMRSLKAELEAKNIVFSGVGKTANEIKYALDVGIGLFNVESFAELKKLL; translated from the coding sequence GTGGCCGATAATAATGGTTTATTGATGTCGAGTTTTTTTTATAAAAATAATGAGCTGTATTGTGATGGTGTTTCGTTAGCCAAGCTTGCAAAAGAGGTCGGCACGCCGTGTTTCGTCTACTCTGAAAGCGATTTAAAAAAGAATTGCCAAGAATTTAAACAGGCTTTTGACGAGGTTAAGATAAAAACGCATTTACGCTATGCGGTGAAAGCATCGAGTAATTTGGCAATATTACAAGCAATTTTTAGAGAAGGCTATGGCGCTGATGTGGTTTCGCAAGGTGAGATTATGCGCTCTTTAAAGGCTGAGCTAGAGGCTAAAAATATCGTTTTTTCAGGAGTAGGCAAGACAGCGAATGAAATAAAATACGCACTGGATGTTGGTATTGGCTTATTTAATGTTGAGTCTTTTGCTGAGCTTAAAAAATTGCTCTAG
- a CDS encoding aspartate kinase, which translates to MYHQLSKQSVIVQKYGGTSVESVEKIHKIAQRIARQYQSGMKKIVVVVSAMGKETNRLVGLTEALNDPIDAASYDMVVSAGEQVSAGLMAAALKQDNIPAKPFLAHQLAICTDSTHGSAQIKSINISKISECWQQGIIPVVAGFQGIDTLGELTTLGRGGSDTTAATLAAFLNADLCEINTDVEGVYSADPNRVKGARLLKVLDYQVAREMAILGSRVLHPRCVEIGAKYNIPIVVRDTFSQEQRDYTLVHSGVKQACKNNVQVTSLSVDKNIARVVLAGLTSKQMAELFDQFVKVGVNVDVIVHERVEEEERTQVSFSVSMLDQLKVLTILERTKLQPGYSVFNFVIEYELAKVSVIGSGLLAQSAITAQLLQTLEQADIEVYMLSSSEVKISCLVLKEEATIACQLLHDDLIKGRSNKRVIRAVAS; encoded by the coding sequence ATGTACCATCAGTTGTCAAAACAGAGTGTCATCGTTCAAAAATATGGAGGCACTTCTGTTGAAAGTGTTGAGAAAATCCATAAGATTGCACAACGTATTGCCAGACAGTATCAGTCAGGTATGAAAAAAATAGTAGTTGTTGTCAGTGCGATGGGCAAAGAAACCAATCGCCTTGTGGGCTTAACTGAGGCTTTAAATGATCCAATTGATGCGGCAAGTTATGACATGGTGGTTTCAGCAGGGGAGCAGGTCAGTGCAGGTTTAATGGCGGCGGCCTTAAAGCAAGACAATATTCCGGCTAAACCTTTTTTGGCTCACCAGCTAGCGATTTGTACAGACAGCACTCATGGTTCTGCACAGATTAAAAGTATTAACATTAGCAAAATCAGTGAGTGTTGGCAGCAGGGAATAATTCCTGTGGTTGCGGGTTTTCAAGGGATTGATACTTTGGGCGAGCTGACGACCTTAGGGCGCGGAGGCAGCGATACAACGGCGGCGACGCTTGCTGCATTCTTAAATGCCGATTTATGTGAAATTAATACCGATGTTGAAGGGGTTTACAGTGCAGACCCTAACCGAGTTAAAGGTGCGCGCTTATTAAAAGTGTTGGATTATCAAGTTGCCCGTGAAATGGCAATATTAGGTAGCCGAGTTTTGCATCCGCGTTGTGTAGAAATTGGTGCCAAATATAATATTCCGATTGTAGTGCGAGATACATTTAGTCAAGAACAGCGGGATTATACTTTGGTTCATTCAGGAGTTAAGCAAGCTTGTAAAAATAATGTGCAGGTGACGAGTCTCTCTGTGGATAAAAATATAGCCAGAGTTGTGCTTGCCGGCCTTACTTCAAAACAAATGGCAGAACTATTTGATCAATTTGTAAAAGTGGGTGTGAATGTTGACGTGATTGTCCATGAACGTGTTGAAGAAGAAGAAAGAACGCAAGTGAGCTTTTCGGTTTCGATGCTTGATCAATTAAAAGTATTGACAATTTTGGAGAGAACAAAGCTTCAACCTGGCTATAGTGTATTTAATTTTGTGATTGAGTATGAGTTAGCAAAAGTCTCCGTTATCGGCTCAGGACTATTAGCACAGTCTGCAATTACCGCTCAATTATTGCAAACTTTAGAGCAGGCGGATATCGAGGTGTATATGCTGTCATCGTCTGAGGTAAAAATTTCTTGCCTCGTATTAAAAGAAGAGGCAACAATAGCCTGCCAGCTATTGCATGATGATTTAATCAAGGGCAGATCTAACAAACGGGTCATCAGAGCCGTGGCATCATGA